A DNA window from Centroberyx gerrardi isolate f3 chromosome 3, fCenGer3.hap1.cur.20231027, whole genome shotgun sequence contains the following coding sequences:
- the LOC139915629 gene encoding sodium/hydrogen exchanger 9B2 isoform X1: protein MEDAQPKPTTPEPSLVPSPAHSPVPSPLLDRIAVPAANHVEHLNVNQIQVVVRRCSSPNVTEESTYFIPRNPVVDAGTNTDPPVVCCPLLRKFCPCPPRGLLASLITKVLLAAVLFGVVWSITEKECLPGGNLFGITVLFISAVTGGKLVALIHLPKLPPFPPLLGMLLMGFLLRNIPKIRDGVYIDFKWSASLRNIALAVILARAGLGLDPSALKKLKSVCLRVAMGPCLIEASTVAVVSHFLMGLPWVWGFILGFVLGAVSPAVVVPSMLLLQKDGYGLEQGIPTLLMAAGSFDDILAITGFTTCLGMAFATGSTWYNLLRGLLEVGGGMVAGILLGFLIQYFPSVDQKHLVMKRSFLVLGLSVFAVFGSGVAGFPGSGGLCTLVLAFLAGLGWGTDKERVEEVVGIAWDVFQPLLFGLIGAEIRISQLEGLTVGLGIASLLIALLVRVLFTFVCVLCAGFNLKEKIFIALAWMPKATVQAAIGSTALDMARTKEDKDLEKYGMDVLTVAVLAILLTAPVGALIIGLSGPHLLQKPKNAAWGEPVTHNLSSFYLGTAAGAEGDSETPVTYESTL from the exons ATGGAGGACGCCCAGCCCAAACCAACTACGCCCGAGCCAAGTCTAGTACCCAGTCCAGCACATAGTCCAGTCCCCAGCCCACTGCTGGACAGAATTGCTGTGCCTGCAGCGAACCATGTGGAG CACCTAAATGTGAACCAGATCCAGGTGGTGGTGCGGCGCTGCTCCAGTCCAAATGTCACAGAGGAGAGCACCTACTTCATCCCTCGCAACCCTGTAGTGGATGCAGGCACCAACACAGACCCGCCAGTAGTCTGCTGCCCTTTGCTCCGCAAGTTTTGCCCATGCCCACCAAGAGGCCTCCTGGCCTCTCTCATCACCAAAG TCCTCTTGGCTGCGGTGCTGTTCGGAGTGGTGTGGTCTATCACAGAGAAGGAGTGTCTCCCAGGGGGCAACCTGTTTGGCATCACTGTGCTCTTCATCAGCGCAGTCACCGGGGGCAAACTAGTGGCCCTCATACACCTGCCCAAACTTCCACCCTTCCCCCCACTCCTCG GCATGCTGCTGATGGGCTTCCTGCTGAGGAACATCCCTAAGATAAGAGATGGGGTGTATATTGACTTCAAATGGTCTGCGTCCCTGAGGAACATTGCGCTGGCCGTCATTCTGGCCAGAGCCGGTCTGGGGTTGGACCCCTCG GCTCTGAAGAAACTGAAGTCCGTGTGTCTGCGTGTGGCGATGGGGCCCTGCTTGATAGAGGCTAGCACCGTGGCCGTGGTCTCTCACTTCCTCATGGGCTTGCCCTGGGTGTGGGGCTTCATCCTTGG CTTTGTGCTCGGAGCTGTGTCTCCAGCAGTGGTGGTTCcctccatgctgctgctgcagaaggACGGTTACGGCTTGGAGCAGGGCATCCCCACCCTGCTGATGGCCGCAGGCAGCTTTGACGACATCCTCGCCATCACTGGCTTCACCACATGCTTGGGCATGGCCTTCGCCACAG GCTCCACTTGGTACAACCTGCTGAGAGGCTTATTGGAGGTGGGAGGCGGCATGGTTGCTGGGATTCTTCTGGGCTTCCTCATCCAGTATTTTCCTAGTGTTGACCAG AAACACCTTGTGATGAAGCGGTCTTTCTTGGTGCTGGGCCTGTCTGTCTTTGCCGTGTTTGGCAGTGGGGTGGCAGGCTTTCCCGGCTCTGGAGGCCTCTGTACCTTAGTGCTGGCTTTCCTGGCCGGCCTGGGCTGGGGGACAGACAAG gaGCGTGTGGAGGAAGTGGTGGGGATTGCATGGGACGTGTTCCAGCCTCTGCTCTTTGGTCTAATAGGAGCAGAGATCCGAATCTCACAGTTGGAAGGACTCACAGTTg GTCTGGGAATAGCGTCTCTGCTCATCGCCCTGCTGGTTCGAGTTCTCTTcacctttgtctgtgtgttgtgtgcggGCTTCAACTTAAAGGAAAAGATTTTCATTGCCCTGGCGTGGATGCCCAAAGCCACTGTGCAG GCAGCTATAGGCTCCACAGCTTTGGACATGGCCAGGACGAAGGAAGACAAGGACCTGGAGAAGTACGGCATGGATGTGCTGACTGTGGCAGTACTGGCCATCCTCCTCACAGCACCCGTAGGAGCCCTTATCATAGGCCTTTCTGGACCTCACCTGCTGCAGAAACCCAAGAACGCCGCCTGGGGTGAGCCAGTCACACACAATTTATCATCTTTTTACTTAG
- the LOC139915629 gene encoding sodium/hydrogen exchanger 9B2 isoform X2 translates to MEDAQPKPTTPEPSLVPSPAHSPVPSPLLDRIAVPAANHVEHLNVNQIQVVVRRCSSPNVTEESTYFIPRNPVVDAGTNTDPPVVCCPLLRKFCPCPPRGLLASLITKVLLAAVLFGVVWSITEKECLPGGNLFGITVLFISAVTGGKLVALIHLPKLPPFPPLLGMLLMGFLLRNIPKIRDGVYIDFKWSASLRNIALAVILARAGLGLDPSALKKLKSVCLRVAMGPCLIEASTVAVVSHFLMGLPWVWGFILGFVLGAVSPAVVVPSMLLLQKDGYGLEQGIPTLLMAAGSFDDILAITGFTTCLGMAFATGSTWYNLLRGLLEVGGGMVAGILLGFLIQYFPSVDQKHLVMKRSFLVLGLSVFAVFGSGVAGFPGSGGLCTLVLAFLAGLGWGTDKERVEEVVGIAWDVFQPLLFGLIGAEIRISQLEGLTVGLGIASLLIALLVRVLFTFVCVLCAGFNLKEKIFIALAWMPKATVQAAIGSTALDMARTKEDKDLEKYGMDVLTVAVLAILLTAPVGALIIGLSGPHLLQKPKNAAWGTAAGAEGDSETPVTYESTL, encoded by the exons ATGGAGGACGCCCAGCCCAAACCAACTACGCCCGAGCCAAGTCTAGTACCCAGTCCAGCACATAGTCCAGTCCCCAGCCCACTGCTGGACAGAATTGCTGTGCCTGCAGCGAACCATGTGGAG CACCTAAATGTGAACCAGATCCAGGTGGTGGTGCGGCGCTGCTCCAGTCCAAATGTCACAGAGGAGAGCACCTACTTCATCCCTCGCAACCCTGTAGTGGATGCAGGCACCAACACAGACCCGCCAGTAGTCTGCTGCCCTTTGCTCCGCAAGTTTTGCCCATGCCCACCAAGAGGCCTCCTGGCCTCTCTCATCACCAAAG TCCTCTTGGCTGCGGTGCTGTTCGGAGTGGTGTGGTCTATCACAGAGAAGGAGTGTCTCCCAGGGGGCAACCTGTTTGGCATCACTGTGCTCTTCATCAGCGCAGTCACCGGGGGCAAACTAGTGGCCCTCATACACCTGCCCAAACTTCCACCCTTCCCCCCACTCCTCG GCATGCTGCTGATGGGCTTCCTGCTGAGGAACATCCCTAAGATAAGAGATGGGGTGTATATTGACTTCAAATGGTCTGCGTCCCTGAGGAACATTGCGCTGGCCGTCATTCTGGCCAGAGCCGGTCTGGGGTTGGACCCCTCG GCTCTGAAGAAACTGAAGTCCGTGTGTCTGCGTGTGGCGATGGGGCCCTGCTTGATAGAGGCTAGCACCGTGGCCGTGGTCTCTCACTTCCTCATGGGCTTGCCCTGGGTGTGGGGCTTCATCCTTGG CTTTGTGCTCGGAGCTGTGTCTCCAGCAGTGGTGGTTCcctccatgctgctgctgcagaaggACGGTTACGGCTTGGAGCAGGGCATCCCCACCCTGCTGATGGCCGCAGGCAGCTTTGACGACATCCTCGCCATCACTGGCTTCACCACATGCTTGGGCATGGCCTTCGCCACAG GCTCCACTTGGTACAACCTGCTGAGAGGCTTATTGGAGGTGGGAGGCGGCATGGTTGCTGGGATTCTTCTGGGCTTCCTCATCCAGTATTTTCCTAGTGTTGACCAG AAACACCTTGTGATGAAGCGGTCTTTCTTGGTGCTGGGCCTGTCTGTCTTTGCCGTGTTTGGCAGTGGGGTGGCAGGCTTTCCCGGCTCTGGAGGCCTCTGTACCTTAGTGCTGGCTTTCCTGGCCGGCCTGGGCTGGGGGACAGACAAG gaGCGTGTGGAGGAAGTGGTGGGGATTGCATGGGACGTGTTCCAGCCTCTGCTCTTTGGTCTAATAGGAGCAGAGATCCGAATCTCACAGTTGGAAGGACTCACAGTTg GTCTGGGAATAGCGTCTCTGCTCATCGCCCTGCTGGTTCGAGTTCTCTTcacctttgtctgtgtgttgtgtgcggGCTTCAACTTAAAGGAAAAGATTTTCATTGCCCTGGCGTGGATGCCCAAAGCCACTGTGCAG GCAGCTATAGGCTCCACAGCTTTGGACATGGCCAGGACGAAGGAAGACAAGGACCTGGAGAAGTACGGCATGGATGTGCTGACTGTGGCAGTACTGGCCATCCTCCTCACAGCACCCGTAGGAGCCCTTATCATAGGCCTTTCTGGACCTCACCTGCTGCAGAAACCCAAGAACGCCGCCTGGG